TCTGAATAAAGCATGGTGAAATATATCTAATGGTACTAGAGAGAGAGGCATTTTGATGAATATAGCTCAGTTTAAAGATATTCACCAATTTAAAATAAACACACATCCACTACTTTTAGAAAAAGAATCAGAGAATAATCTGCCTTTAGGAATATTAGGGGAACTTTCCAATAATCCTTCCCGTTATCATCATCAGGAGACCTTATTGACAGTTGAAGAAAACAGCCAGCCTCATTATTTAACGATGAGGACCCCACCGCATTTGTGGATCCTTCCATCAGTTTCCGGTGTTTCAAGAGAGGCAATAAAAGTGTTAGCTGATTATCTTTATAAAAATGGCCAAGACGTTCCTGGAGTTTTAGGTGCTGCTCATATCGTCAATTGGTTTGTGGAAGAATGGACGAAGCGAACGGGCAGGAGAGCAGAGCTTCACATGAAGCAGGCTATTTATGAGTTGGAGCAAGTGAATAAAGAAAAGAAGGGAGATGGTAAGCTGGCCGTCGCAAAGAGCAGTGATCTTAACTGGATCTCTGAATGGTTTGAGCAGTTCTATAAAGAGGCTCAGGAATTATCCCAGGTACCCTATGCGAAGCAGACAGCCAAAAGATTACTAGATGCGCAAAAGGTGTATGTTTATCAGGTTAACGGGAAAAATGTATCCATGGTTTGTCACAGCCGTTCTACGATCAATGGAGCGACAATCAATGGGGTATTTACACCAGATCAGTACAAAAGAAAAGGCTACGCTACTTCAGCTGTGACTCAGCTCAGTGAGAAACTGCTGAAGGAAGACAAAAAATTCTGTTCACTGTATACGGACTTATCTAATCCTACTTCCAATTCTATCTATACAAAAATCGGGTATAAGCAAGTGGGGGAATCACTCGTTTATCACTTCCTTGAAGGTTAAAAAACTGTCTAGGTCGTTTCTTACAACGATTTTTTACAATTATTTAGAATTACGAGTATTTGTAACCTTTTAGAAGCATTATTAATCTTTATGTAATATAGCAGACTATTTTGAAGCAGGTCTGTTTAAATACTATGTAAGGGGCATTTATCCTCTTACAGTCCGTTTGTAGGTTCTCATAATATTCTGTATGATTTTAAGTAATTGGGCTAAAATCCTTACTATAGGCTCACCAGAGGGGGCAAAACATTTGAAATTTTTCAGAGCATTAGACAAAGTCATCCTTAAAATAGAAGAATTTATTTTAGGATATGCTGTTCTTATTATCGCTCTCATGGTTGTAGGAAACGCCGTTACACGAGCATTATTCAGCTATTCTATTTTCTTCGCAAATGAAGTCAGCAAAATTGCTATTATTGTTGCCACATTTATGGGGATCAGTTATGCGGCGAGAAAAGGCCGTCACATAAGCATGTCAGCTTTCTACGATTTAGCTCCTTTCAAAGTAAGAAAGGTCGTATCGGTATTTATTCATCTTTGTACGGCAGGTGTTCTCTTTACGCTGACTTACTATTCCTACTACTATGTCATAAGCGTTTATAATTCAGGTACAGTAACACCAGCATTAGAAATGCCTGAGTATCTTGTTTACGTACCGATTCCTCTAGGATTTTTGCTCGGGGGGATACAATTCTTGCGAAATGCGTGGGTGAACCTTCGTGACCGTGAGCACGTTTATTTAGGAACAGATGCAAAGGATTACAATGACGAAGAAAAGCCTAAAATCGATGAGGCTACAGGACATCTATAAACCAAATATCAAATTCACATAGAGAGGGATAACGACATGGCCGCAACCTTACTATCGATCATGGTGGTCCTTTTGTTATTGAATTTCCCGATGATGATTCCGCTTATGGTGGCTCCTCTTATCGGTGTATTCTTATTTTTTCCCAATATGGACCCTATGATTTTAATGCAGCAATTTGCTACAGGTATTGAAGCATACGTACTTCTAGCTGTACCTCTAT
This window of the Halobacillus sp. Marseille-Q1614 genome carries:
- a CDS encoding GNAT family N-acetyltransferase produces the protein MNIAQFKDIHQFKINTHPLLLEKESENNLPLGILGELSNNPSRYHHQETLLTVEENSQPHYLTMRTPPHLWILPSVSGVSREAIKVLADYLYKNGQDVPGVLGAAHIVNWFVEEWTKRTGRRAELHMKQAIYELEQVNKEKKGDGKLAVAKSSDLNWISEWFEQFYKEAQELSQVPYAKQTAKRLLDAQKVYVYQVNGKNVSMVCHSRSTINGATINGVFTPDQYKRKGYATSAVTQLSEKLLKEDKKFCSLYTDLSNPTSNSIYTKIGYKQVGESLVYHFLEG
- a CDS encoding TRAP transporter small permease gives rise to the protein MKFFRALDKVILKIEEFILGYAVLIIALMVVGNAVTRALFSYSIFFANEVSKIAIIVATFMGISYAARKGRHISMSAFYDLAPFKVRKVVSVFIHLCTAGVLFTLTYYSYYYVISVYNSGTVTPALEMPEYLVYVPIPLGFLLGGIQFLRNAWVNLRDREHVYLGTDAKDYNDEEKPKIDEATGHL